A region from the Perca fluviatilis chromosome 16, GENO_Pfluv_1.0, whole genome shotgun sequence genome encodes:
- the LOC120543621 gene encoding uncharacterized protein LOC120543621, translated as MSFTGRWSDEPPYHLRSRKVDLEHQGKGRKKKGRKQEEEVEEENEDEEESEGVVLNSPLFRVGIQDKYRPFTMGDLQGLVDKLPPITEGGGNWLGKLEGLTAGHKLALGDFRAITHRCMLATDVRELELEAGTSVQPDSTPFYLVSTAIGRHLRDRYPISNAAAIPKFKWDAKQSPRDFLDCCKEKWINQTGCHPGKPGVQQEWYRTAVLKGVPEPVKQAIEENPDMIGADSTKWERHIIFHMTRAQDNQDTEESGLKELQAQLLKMQLAEARQKINEGKKDKDKKGRHVMALTAGPPTPDLFPIPDWIPAPPHTQPQSYAQPPPYRRGPPQWQQNSGRGYGRGGGRPGRGRGGPPRGGTPGACFVCDQMGYWSKECPQRGGHQGGRGYQQRGPYQPLQGPPTGPPQAQFQMAEWNWAGWEPGQQQPQ; from the coding sequence ATGTCCTTCACCGGGCGTTGGTCAGATGAGCCTCCTTACCACCTGCGTTCACGCAAGGTTGACCTAGAACATCAGGGAAAGggtagaaagaagaaaggaaggaaacaggaggaggaagTAGAGGAGGAAAATGAAGATGAGGAAGAATCGGAGGGCGTAGTACTTAATAGCCCTCTTTTTAGAGTGGGAATACAGGACAAGTACAGACCATTTACCATGGGCGATCTACAGGGGCTGGTAGACAAACTTCCACCCATAACTGAGGGCGGGGGCAACTGGCTAGGTAAATTGGAAGGGCTAACAGCAGGCCACAAATTAGCTTTGGGGGACTTTAGGGCTATAACTCACCGCTGTATGTTGGCCACAGACGTGAGAGAGCTTGAGCTAGAGGCCGGTACCAGTGTACAACCAGACTCTACTCCATTCTACCTTGTCTCTACCGCCATAGGTAGACACCTGAGGGACAGATACCCTATTTCCAATGCTGCAGCCATCCCCAAGTTCAAGTGGGATGCCAAACAAAGCCCTAGAGACTTCCTAGACTGCTGTAAGGAAAAATGGATAAATCAGACAGGCTGTCACCCTGGCAAACCAGGAGTACAGCAAGAGTGGTACAGAACTGCGGTGCTTAAGGGAGTTCCAGAACCAGTTAAACAGGCTATTGAGGAAAATCCAGACATGATTGGTGCAGACTCCACTAAGTGGGAACGCCACATAATTTTCCACATGACACGCGCTCAAGACAACCAAGACACAGAGGAATCTGGCCTTAAAGAGCTTCAGGCTCAACTGCTCAAAATGCAATTAGCTGAGGCTAGGCAAAAGATTAATGAGGGAAAGAAAGACAAGGACAAAAAAGGCAGACATGTCATGGCTTTAACTGCAGGGCCCCCCACTCCTGACCTTTTCCCCATTCCTGACTGGATCccagcccctccacacacacaaccacaatccTATGCCCAACCCCCACCCTATAGGCGGGGTCCTCCCCAATGGCAACAAAATAGTGGGAGGGGAtatgggagaggaggagggagaccaGGGAGGGGGCGGGGCGGCCCGCCCCGAGGGGGAACTCCAGGAGCCTGCTTTGTCTGCGACCAGATGGGATATTGGTCGAAGGAGTGTCCACAGCGAGGGGGTCACCAAGGGGGAAGGGGTTACCAGCAAAGGGGTCCATACCAGCCACTGCAGGGACCACCGACAGGGCCACCCCAAGCACAATTCCAGATGGCTGAATGGAACTGGGCTGGCTGGGAGCCAGGTCAACAACAGCCACAATGA